From the Huiozyma naganishii CBS 8797 chromosome 2, complete genome genome, one window contains:
- the HIT1 gene encoding Hit1p (similar to Saccharomyces cerevisiae HIT1 (YJR055W); ancestral locus Anc_1.499) gives MNSKNGTCEICLEGDAKYRCPKCRIRYCSLRCFKNEEKHSHKDEETKTLDGPVIKEQSTATTEDTLANGRTLKDPMFNELYEKTPELRGLLQYNTVKFHLAKVHKILTSSGNGDLTSEGRKQLAIDYLNTLRYGGVHFNEAVEEFCQICSDKLD, from the coding sequence ATGAACTCCAAGAATGGAACGTGTGAGATTTGTTTAGAGGGTGATGCCAAGTATAGATGCCCGAAATGTCGGATACGATACTGCTCCCTCCGGTGCTTCAAAAACGAGGAGAAGCATTCCCATAAGGACGAGGAGACTAAAACCTTAGACGGCCCAGTCATCAAAGAGCAGAGCACTGCCACCACTGAAGACACATTAGCCAATGGGAGAACACTGAAAGATCCTATGTTCAATGAACTGTATGAGAAGACACCGGAACTTCGAGGGCTTTTGCAATACAATACGGTAAAATTCCACTTGGCAAAGGTCCACAAGATTCTAACGAGCTCTGGTAATGGAGACCTGACTTCTGAGGGGAGGAAACAACTAGCAATTGATTATTTAAACACATTGCGATACGGTGGGGTGCACTTCAATGAAGCCGTTGAGGAATTCTGTCAGATTTGCTCGGACAAACTAGATTAG
- the KNAG0B00270 gene encoding uncharacterized protein (similar to Saccharomyces cerevisiae YJR056C; ancestral locus Anc_1.502) — translation MDHLNNLESSLPPEQTPTKQTIDSLNNDLSKEFKIAANAVTKLYRVANERNSLLKHRGYLECLEDMLTLLDNGELASLNDVRLWGIKQRSDILCNPSQEGMNNGKYNFDFARGNGRYSPNGPKFRLSMPPLSVEQTHSNAVKSRRMRVKMRDTTNSDSKEQTGTESIGKKKRSVTKE, via the coding sequence ATGGATCACTTGAACAACCTGGAGTCCAGTTTACCTCCTGAGCAAACACCAACGAAACAAACTATTGACTCTCTCAATAACGACCTGTCAAAGGAGTTTAAGATCGCAGCAAATGCTGTCACCAAATTATACAGGGTTGCTAATGAACGAAACTCGTTGCTGAAGCATCGAGGTTACTTGGAATGCTTGGAGGATATGCTGACACTACTAGATAATGGAGAGCTTGCGTCACTCAACGACGTTCGACTATGGGGTATAAAGCAAAGAAGCGATATATTGTGCAATCCATCTCAAGAGGGGATGAACAACGGGAAATATAACTTTGATTTTGCTCGGGGGAATGGCAGGTATTCACCAAATGGACCAAAGTTCAGACTGTCGATGCCACCTCTGAGTGTAGAACAGACTCACTCTAATGCGGTCAAAAGCAGAAGGATGCGAGTGAAGATGCGCGATACGACTAATTCGGATTCAAAAGAGCAAACAGGTACTGAATCCATaggtaaaaagaaaagaagcGTTACTAAAGAGTGA
- the KNAG0B00280 gene encoding uncharacterized protein (similar to Saccharomyces cerevisiae GAL80 (YML051W); ancestral locus Anc_1.500): MAKPSSSRCIYRSFEDAAAFMKVGIIGLTLQNSFAIKAHFPAIQQLSSHLRITALFNEDIGSSVDVIRHLKLEHATVFPTLKSFIASSNIDLLVVTLHERSYPLILADIIKYCKLCSEKDGKCTLKFIFLDWPLNCSVDFVKQMVEETTNLGIQTVVSLQGRKSPYVIKAKQLISEGSIGEINSMEIAANGIWYGYERSIKFESYLFQQESGVNIVTSSFAHIIDVVEYITGSYFGEINALLFNNIRKQELVDELGNKIGESVQKSLPDHLLFQGKLVSGNVPVSCTLRGGMPSKRFAKNFVIDIHGTKGDVKLEGEAGFVEISNIVLYYRGIKHDTLSALRQFNVHVPYDANKEMMEFYHLRKYNALLGNILKLYQSVLELHAEQQKNPHVPVLTVQSFGIQGFPTLSDGLLLYKLLAAVYESSLSGRTMRVDSTI, from the coding sequence ATGGCAAAACCGTCTTCATCTAGGTGTATTTACCGCTCGTTTGAAGATGCTGCAGCATTCATGAAAGTGGGAATTATAGGTCTGACACTACAAAATTCATTTGCCATAAAAGCCCATTTCCCAGCTATACAACAACTCTCATCGCATTTAAGGATAACGGCATTATTTAACGAGGACATTGGATCCTCTGTTGACGTCATACGACATTTGAAACTAGAACACGCTACAGTTTTTCCCACTTTAAAATCATTCATTGCATCATCAAACATCGACTTATTGGTAGTTACTTTACATGAAAGATCGTACCCCTTGATATTAGCTGATATTATCAAATATTGTAAGTTGTGTTCAGAAAAGGATGGAAAATGCACACTGAAATTCATATTTCTGGACTGGCCTTTAAATTGCTCTGTGGATTTTGTTAAGCAAATGGTAGAAGAGACAACAAATCTTGGAATACAAACTGTCGTATCTTTACAAGGCAGAAAATCCCCATACGTCATCAAGGCAAAACAATTAATCTCGGAGGGTTCGATTGGTGAAATTAATTCAATGGAAATTGCCGCTAACGGCATATGGTACGGATACGAGCGGTCGATTAAATTCGAGTCTTACTTATTTCAGCAGGAATCTGGGGTTAACATAGTAACAAGTTCATTTGCACATATTATTGATGTAGTAGAGTATATTACCGGTTCttattttggagaaataaatgctcttcttttcaataataTAAGAAAGCAAGAGCTGGTAGATGAACTTGGTAACAAGATCGGTGAAAGCGTACAAAAATCACTTCCAGATCATCTACTGTTCCAGGGGAAACTAGTGAGTGGGAACGTACCGGTGTCTTGTACGCTCAGAGGGGGGATGCCAAGCAAAAGATTTGCCAAAAATTTTGTAATTGATATTCATGGTACAAAAGGTGACGTCAAATTAGAAGGTGAAGCTGGTTTTGTGgaaatttcaaatattgTCCTTTATTACAGAGGCATAAAGCATGATACACTTTCCGCCTTACGACAGTTCAATGTTCATGTACCTTACGACGCAAACAAAGAAATGATGGAATTTTATCATTTGAGAAAATATAACGCTTTGTTGGGCAACATTCTCAAACTTTATCAGTCTGTACTTGAACTACATGctgaacaacaaaaaaatccGCATGTCCCCGTTCTCACTGTACAGTCTTTTGGAATACAAGGTTTTCCGACGTTATCGGACGGTCTGTTGCTGTATAAGTTGCTTGCTGCAGTTTATGAAAGCAGCCTATCCGGTAGAACGATGAGAGTCGATTCGAcaatttga
- the PTK2 gene encoding protein kinase PTK2 (similar to Saccharomyces cerevisiae PTK2 (YJR059W) and PTK1 (YKL198C); ancestral locus Anc_1.507), translating into MGSGSNNDKDVHRSPSMLKLLGQRILNKQSTHPEFLSATGNGITPLRKRPTSPGASPSPGHLAANRHKSPSVLTKRSTAVGNMHPVKSTASVADLTAHNTNPFVAERRAQENDDADRNGDDNDADNIVIPSKGTRVHRAKSTSVKKVAGASHTHHMGGTTAPRGFATHTLKEENLVYNPYGVNQKPGTVFAGELSDQNKGDLSFYMHDGDSSIRMLPLPIEDPNQYLPDTMKQWSVHLIDNFVFDPDNKPIGSGGSSEVRKIVSSYRKKDIYALKKLNMIYDETPEKFYKRCSKEFIIAKSLSHNIHIMNTFLLLKVPTTTYTTRGWGFVMELGVKDLFELIERSGWKSVPLSEKYCIFKQIAEGVKFCHENGIAHRDLKPENVLMSRDGICKLTDFGISDWCHQDPHDFTSPIKMCKGMIGSPPFTPPEVMYWEEKKHYPEKLQKPYNPLAMDCYALGILLFTLVNNVVPFVESCNMDPRFREFEAAYASYVAHQNPHFRDNNNYKGGPGAEYSMSRNFKTPNGSRVAWRLSDPNPETRYTMEELFADPWFTAIETCVDPQDPQTTRPPELKNSSTNSGANEGENTGDDAASLAPSGIEINGEPAVAAPPQEKPRSMVEIAQSPNLSPKTAKPEKKSTPDSAATGEAKAEPDTASDDTTELEPETVDSLLEKPTPSSTIVDSMPTAPAKQLSGLTVSGASSIRSDSNTASPTPKKKQVVHHHLDVPSSVMSGTSMTLRSLMSSH; encoded by the coding sequence ATGGGGTCCGGTTCAAATAATGACAAGGATGTTCATAGAAGTCCTTCAATGCTAAAACTTCTCGGCCAAAGGATCTTGAACAAACAAAGCACCCACCCTGAATTTCTGTCTGCTACTGGGAATGGTATAACTCCGTTGCGGAAAAGACCCACTTCCCCTGGTGCAAGTCCCAGTCCAGGGCATCTAGCTGCTAATAGACACAAGTCACCCTCAGTTTTGACAAAGAGGTCGACTGCTGTGGGGAACATGCATCCTGTGAAATCCACCGCATCTGTCGCTGATCTAACTGCTCACAATACTAATCCGTTCGTTGCCGAGAGACGTGCTCAGGAGAACGATGACGCTGACAGGAATGGTGACGACAATGACGCCGATAACATCGTGATCCCCTCGAAGGGGACTCGTGTCCACAGAGCAAAATCTACTAGTGTGAAGAAAGTTGCCGGTGCGTCGCACACACACCATATGGGCGGGACGACTGCCCCGCGTGGGTTTGCTACCCATACATTAAAGGAGGAGAACCTTGTTTACAACCCTTATGGTGTCAATCAGAAACCTGGGACCGTCTTTGCAGGTGAATTGAGCGATCAAAACAAAGGGGATTTGAGTTTCTACATGCATGACGGTGACTCCTCAATCAGAATGCTGCCCCTGCCCATAGAGGACCCTAACCAGTATTTACCAGATACCATGAAACAATGGAGTGTTCATTTGATTGATAATTTTGTGTTCGATCCTGACAATAAACCAATTGGATCTGGCGGGTCCAGTGAGGTGCGTAAAATTGTGTCGAGTTACCGCAAGAAGGATATCTACGCTCttaagaaactgaacatGATCTACGACGAAACACCAGAGAAGTTCTACAAACGTTGTTCGAAGGAGTTCATTATTGCCAAAAGTCTATCGCATAACATACACATCATGAACACTTTCTTGCTGTTAAAGGTGCCAACCACCACTTACACAACGCGAGGCTGGGGGTTTGTCATGGAGTTGGGTGTCAAGGATTTATTTGAGTTAATCGAAAGAAGCGGCTGGAAGTCTGTGCCACTGAGTGAGAAGTATTGTATTTTCAAGCAGATTGCGGAAGGTGTCAAGTTTTGCCATGAAAACGGTATCGCTCATAGAGATTTAAAACCAGAGAACGTACTGATGTCTAGAGATGGGATTTGTAAGCTGACCGATTTCGGGATCTCTGACTGGTGTCACCAGGATCCTCACGATTTTACTTCGCCAATAAAGATGTGCAAAGGTATGATTGGTTCCCCACCGTTCACCCCGCCCGAGGTGATGTACTGGGAGGAGAAAAAGCATTACCCAgagaaacttcaaaaaccaTATAACCCGTTGGCCATGGACTGTTACGCACTTGGGATACTACTATTTACGCTGGTCAACAACGTTGTTCCCTTTGTCGAGTCTTGTAATATGGACCCTCGGTTCAGAGAATTCGAGGCGGCGTATGCAAGCTATGTGGCTCACCAAAACCCGCATTTCCgggacaacaacaactacaaggGAGGGCCCGGTGCCGAGTACAGTATGTCGCGTAACTTCAAGACGCCCAACGGGTCCCGTGTAGCTTGGAGGCTGTCGGACCCGAACCCGGAAACGCGTTATACGATGGAGGAGCTTTTCGCGGATCCTTGGTTCACGGCAATTGAGACATGTGTGGATCCACAGGACCCACAGACTACGAGACCTCCTGAACTGAAGAATTCAAGCACGAATAGCGGGGCCAACGAGGGTGAGAACACGGGGGACGACGCCGCGTCGCTGGCACCCTCTGGAATTGAAATCAACGGCGAGCCCGCCGTAGCGGCACCCCCTCAGGAGAAACCACGGTCGATGGTGGAGATTGCCCAATCTCCAAACCTCTCGCCCAAAACGGCAAAACCAGAGAAGAAATCGACCCCGGACAGTGCCGCTACTGGAGAAGCGAAGGCTGAGCCAGATACGGCAAGCGACGATACCACCGAGCTGGAACCAGAGACTGTCGACTCGTTGCTGGAGAAACCCACGCCTTCGTCCACAATCGTCGATTCTATGCCGACTGCACCGGCGAAACAGTTGAGCGGGCTGACTGTGAGCGGCGCGTCCTCGATCAGGAGCGACAGCAACACCGCATCACCGACgccaaagaagaagcaggtGGTGCACCACCACCTGGACGTGCCCTCCAGTGTGATGTCTGGGACATCGATGACACTGCGCTCGCTGATGTCTTCGCACTAA